One part of the Streptomyces nigra genome encodes these proteins:
- a CDS encoding alpha-1,4-glucan--maltose-1-phosphate maltosyltransferase, which yields MGRTKSRTGAGAGAVGRIPVRDVRPAVERGRHPAKAVVGETFEVTATVFREGHDAVAANVVLTDPKGRPGPWTPMHELAPGSDRWGAKVTPSAVGLWTFHVEAWSDPVATWRHTARIKVPAGIDVGLVLEEGGELYERAAAGVPDPSERSALLAAAEALRDDSLPPVSRLSAAFAANVDAVLGRYPVRDLVTASEALPLLVERERALFGSWYEFFPRSEGTPERPHGTFETAARRLPAIAAMGFDVVYLPPIHPIGTTFRKGPDNTLSAGPDDVGVPWAIGSPEGGHDAVHPDLGTIEDFDRFVARAQELGLEIALDFALQCSPDHPWVSKHPEWFHHRPDGTIAYAENPPKKYQDIYPIAFDADMDGLVAETLRILRHWMGHGVRIFRVDNPHTKPVVFWQRVIADINRTDPDVIFLAEAFTRPAMMHTLAQIGFQQSYTYFTWRTGKQELTEYLTELSGEAAAYMRPNFFVNTPDILHAYLQHGHRPAFEVRAVLAATLSPTWGVYSGYELCENTPLREGSEEYLNSEKYQLRQRDWETAEREGRTITPLITRLNTIRRCHPALHRLRNLRFHHTDNDALIAYSKRTGPDTVLVVANLDPQHPQEATVSLDMPQLGLDWDASLSVLDELTGETYRWGRANYVRLEPGRAPAHVFHVQASPPQIGGSSTS from the coding sequence ATGGGCAGGACCAAGAGCAGGACCGGTGCCGGCGCCGGGGCCGTAGGCCGCATCCCGGTACGGGACGTACGGCCGGCCGTGGAGCGCGGCAGGCATCCGGCGAAGGCGGTCGTCGGGGAGACCTTCGAGGTCACCGCCACCGTGTTCCGGGAGGGCCACGACGCCGTGGCCGCCAACGTCGTGCTGACCGATCCGAAGGGCCGCCCGGGTCCCTGGACGCCGATGCACGAACTCGCGCCGGGCTCCGACCGCTGGGGCGCCAAGGTGACCCCGTCGGCGGTGGGACTCTGGACGTTCCATGTGGAGGCCTGGAGCGACCCGGTGGCCACCTGGCGGCACACCGCCCGGATCAAGGTGCCGGCCGGGATCGACGTCGGGCTGGTGCTGGAGGAGGGCGGCGAGCTGTACGAGCGCGCCGCCGCCGGGGTGCCCGACCCGTCGGAGCGGTCGGCACTGCTCGCCGCCGCCGAGGCCCTGCGGGACGACTCCCTGCCTCCGGTGTCCCGGCTGTCGGCGGCCTTCGCGGCCAACGTGGACGCGGTCCTCGGCCGGTATCCGGTGCGGGATCTGGTGACGGCGTCGGAGGCGTTGCCGTTGCTGGTGGAGCGGGAGCGGGCGCTGTTCGGGTCGTGGTACGAGTTCTTCCCGCGCTCCGAGGGCACCCCGGAGCGGCCGCACGGGACGTTCGAGACGGCGGCGCGCCGGCTCCCGGCGATCGCCGCGATGGGCTTCGACGTCGTGTATCTGCCGCCGATCCATCCGATCGGGACGACGTTCCGCAAGGGCCCCGACAACACGCTGTCCGCCGGTCCGGACGATGTGGGGGTGCCGTGGGCGATCGGCTCGCCCGAGGGCGGGCACGACGCCGTCCACCCGGATCTGGGGACGATCGAGGACTTCGACCGGTTCGTGGCCCGCGCGCAGGAGTTGGGGCTGGAGATCGCGCTGGACTTCGCGCTGCAGTGCTCGCCCGATCATCCGTGGGTGTCGAAGCATCCGGAGTGGTTCCACCACCGCCCCGACGGCACGATCGCGTATGCGGAGAATCCGCCGAAGAAGTACCAGGACATCTACCCGATCGCGTTCGACGCGGACATGGACGGGCTGGTCGCGGAGACCCTGCGGATCCTGCGGCACTGGATGGGCCACGGGGTGCGGATCTTCCGCGTGGACAATCCGCACACCAAGCCGGTCGTGTTCTGGCAGCGGGTCATCGCCGACATCAACCGCACCGACCCCGATGTCATCTTCCTGGCGGAGGCGTTCACCCGTCCGGCGATGATGCATACCCTGGCGCAGATCGGATTCCAGCAGTCGTACACGTACTTCACCTGGCGGACCGGCAAGCAGGAGCTGACGGAGTATCTGACCGAGCTGTCCGGGGAGGCCGCCGCCTACATGCGGCCCAACTTCTTCGTCAACACCCCCGACATCCTCCACGCCTACCTCCAGCACGGGCACCGCCCCGCCTTCGAGGTCCGCGCCGTCCTGGCCGCCACCCTCTCCCCCACCTGGGGCGTCTACAGCGGCTACGAACTGTGCGAGAACACCCCCCTGCGCGAAGGCAGCGAGGAGTACCTGAACAGCGAGAAGTACCAGCTGCGCCAACGCGACTGGGAGACCGCCGAACGCGAGGGCCGCACCATCACCCCCCTCATCACCCGGCTCAACACCATCCGCAGGTGCCACCCGGCGCTCCACCGGCTGCGCAATCTGCGCTTCCACCACACCGACAACGACGCCCTCATCGCGTACAGCAAACGCACGGGTCCCGACACGGTGCTGGTGGTCGCCAACCTCGATCCTCAGCACCCCCAGGAGGCCACGGTCTCGTTGGACATGCCGCAACTCGGGCTGGACTGGGACGCCTCCCTGTCCGTGCTCGACGAACTGACGGGTGAGACCTACCGCTGGGGCAGGGCCAACTACGTACGGCTGGAGCCCGGAAGGGCCCCCGCGCACGTCTTCCACGTCCAGGCATCGCCACCGCAGATCGGAGGGTCCTCCACCTCATGA
- a CDS encoding DUF5133 domain-containing protein, producing the protein MLLPAKAEVARLLRRYRAWERAMLAAPSDRTVRATFEDTGYTLCVLMGKRCAREAADAAEQYLRDTPSAYLLEQEERPRTVSVATGQGRPRTRRRFHAGR; encoded by the coding sequence ATGCTGCTACCGGCCAAAGCCGAAGTCGCCCGCCTGCTGCGGCGGTACCGGGCCTGGGAGCGCGCCATGCTGGCCGCCCCGTCCGACCGAACGGTGCGTGCCACCTTCGAGGACACCGGTTACACCCTGTGCGTTCTGATGGGTAAGCGTTGCGCTCGCGAAGCCGCGGACGCGGCCGAGCAGTACCTGCGTGACACCCCGTCGGCCTACCTGTTGGAGCAGGAGGAACGGCCGCGGACGGTGAGCGTCGCGACCGGGCAGGGCCGGCCGCGGACGCGTCGGCGTTTCCACGCGGGAAGGTAG
- a CDS encoding pep a2 produces the protein MKTAVPCYYHLDVEVSPERVGQVSRILAAHLRYWDLETLVEPVRHGTEMLLRAIDEHAKDKNTSIEMWWNGQHLITAIGDNDRALRPDHELRACLRHLAAMSDGWGCCATETGSKVIWFSQRARAGERAPLVPIAPAPSLREALRVPRAMPVAALAGAAGVRDGVLEEAR, from the coding sequence GTGAAGACCGCAGTGCCCTGCTACTACCACCTCGATGTGGAAGTCAGCCCTGAACGGGTCGGTCAGGTCAGCCGAATTCTGGCCGCTCACCTCAGGTACTGGGACCTGGAGACGCTCGTCGAACCCGTCCGCCACGGCACCGAGATGCTGCTGCGGGCCATCGACGAGCACGCGAAGGACAAGAACACCTCGATCGAGATGTGGTGGAACGGGCAGCACCTCATCACCGCCATCGGTGACAACGACCGGGCCCTGCGCCCGGACCACGAGCTGCGCGCCTGCCTCCGGCACCTCGCCGCGATGAGCGACGGCTGGGGCTGCTGCGCCACCGAGACCGGCAGCAAGGTCATCTGGTTCTCGCAGCGCGCCCGCGCCGGCGAACGCGCCCCCCTCGTGCCGATCGCCCCCGCGCCCAGCCTCCGCGAGGCGCTGCGCGTACCCCGCGCGATGCCCGTCGCCGCCCTGGCCGGCGCGGCCGGGGTCCGGGACGGCGTCCTCGAGGAGGCCCGGTGA
- the glgX gene encoding glycogen debranching protein GlgX produces the protein MTARRRRKDLSTGVSAWSGHPYPLGASHDGQGTNFALFSEVAERVELVLVDDQDRHTAVPLTEVDGFVWHGYVPGVGPGQRYGYRVHGPWDPGLGHRCNASKLLLDPYSRAVDGQVDNHASLFERTAGGPSPADSAGHTMLGVVTDPHFDWGDDRPPRRPYADTVIYEAHVRGLTRTHPDVPPELRGTYAGLAHPAVVDHLTSLGVTAVELMPVHQYVQDGVLLDRGLSNYWGYNTIGFFAPHNAYAARGTRGEQVSEFKAMVKALHEAGLEVILDVVYNHTAEGNERGPTLSFRGIDNASYYRLVDGDWAHYYDTTGTGNSLLMRHPYVLQLIMDSLRYWVTEMHVDGFRFDLAATLARQFHEVDRLSAFFDLIQQDPVISRVKLIAEPWDVGEGGYQVGNFPPLWSEWNGKYRDAVRDFWRGEPGTLGEFASRLTGSSDLYAHSRRRPRASVNFVTAHDGFTLRDLVSYNDKHNDANGEDNRDGESHNRSWNCGTEGDTDDPAVLRLRARQQRNFLATLLLSQGIPMLCHGDELGRTQRGNNNAYCQDNEISWIDWRLTDEQRALADFTRYVIGLRAAHPVLRRRRFFKGETATRPDQPLPDLVWFSPDGREMDDDDWQSPDARAVAAFLNGDAIAEPDWCGRPVVDDSFLLLFNSYWEPVEFQLPQAGYGERWTTLIDTAEPQGPPDETEHKAGTALLVERRSLVLLSRPSRVSAPADS, from the coding sequence GTGACGGCACGCAGGCGCCGCAAGGACCTGAGCACAGGGGTGTCCGCCTGGAGCGGGCACCCCTACCCGCTGGGCGCCTCCCACGACGGACAGGGCACCAACTTCGCCCTGTTCAGCGAGGTCGCCGAACGCGTCGAGCTGGTCCTCGTCGACGACCAGGACCGGCACACCGCCGTCCCGCTGACCGAGGTCGACGGCTTCGTCTGGCACGGCTACGTCCCCGGCGTCGGCCCCGGCCAGCGCTACGGCTACCGGGTGCACGGCCCCTGGGACCCCGGCCTCGGTCACCGCTGCAACGCGTCGAAGCTGCTGCTCGACCCGTACAGCAGGGCCGTCGACGGCCAGGTCGACAACCACGCCTCCCTCTTCGAACGCACCGCGGGCGGCCCCTCCCCGGCCGACAGCGCCGGGCACACCATGCTCGGCGTGGTCACCGACCCGCACTTCGACTGGGGTGACGACCGGCCCCCCAGACGGCCGTACGCCGACACCGTGATCTACGAGGCACACGTCCGCGGACTCACCCGCACCCACCCCGACGTCCCGCCCGAACTGCGCGGCACCTACGCCGGACTCGCGCACCCCGCGGTCGTCGATCATCTGACGTCCCTCGGCGTGACCGCCGTCGAGCTGATGCCGGTCCACCAGTACGTCCAGGACGGCGTCCTCCTCGACCGCGGCCTGTCCAACTACTGGGGCTACAACACCATCGGCTTCTTCGCCCCGCACAACGCCTACGCCGCCCGCGGCACCCGCGGCGAACAGGTCAGCGAGTTCAAGGCGATGGTGAAGGCGCTGCACGAGGCCGGCCTCGAGGTCATCCTCGACGTCGTCTACAACCACACCGCCGAGGGCAACGAACGCGGCCCCACCCTGTCGTTCCGCGGTATCGACAACGCCTCCTACTACCGCCTGGTCGACGGCGACTGGGCGCACTACTACGACACCACAGGCACCGGCAACAGCCTGCTGATGCGCCACCCCTACGTCCTGCAGCTCATCATGGACTCGCTGCGCTACTGGGTCACCGAGATGCATGTCGACGGCTTCCGCTTCGACCTCGCGGCCACCCTGGCCCGGCAGTTCCACGAGGTGGACCGGCTGTCGGCGTTCTTCGACCTGATCCAGCAGGACCCCGTGATCAGCAGGGTCAAGCTCATCGCCGAGCCGTGGGACGTCGGCGAGGGCGGCTACCAGGTCGGCAACTTCCCGCCGCTGTGGTCGGAGTGGAACGGCAAGTACCGGGACGCCGTACGGGACTTCTGGCGCGGCGAGCCCGGCACGCTCGGCGAGTTCGCCTCCCGGCTGACCGGCAGCTCCGACCTGTACGCGCACAGCCGGCGCCGTCCGCGCGCCAGCGTCAACTTCGTGACCGCGCACGACGGGTTCACCCTGCGCGACCTCGTCTCCTACAACGACAAGCACAACGACGCCAACGGCGAGGACAACCGGGACGGCGAGAGCCACAACCGCTCCTGGAACTGCGGCACCGAGGGCGACACCGACGACCCGGCCGTGCTCCGGCTCCGGGCCCGCCAGCAGCGCAACTTCCTCGCCACGCTGCTGCTCTCACAGGGCATCCCCATGCTCTGCCACGGCGACGAACTCGGCCGCACCCAAAGGGGTAACAACAACGCCTACTGCCAGGACAACGAGATCTCCTGGATCGACTGGCGTCTCACAGACGAGCAGCGCGCGCTCGCCGACTTCACCCGATACGTCATCGGGCTGCGCGCTGCTCACCCCGTTCTGCGCCGGCGCCGCTTCTTCAAGGGGGAGACGGCCACCCGTCCCGACCAGCCGCTGCCCGACCTGGTGTGGTTCTCACCGGACGGCCGCGAGATGGACGACGACGACTGGCAGAGCCCCGACGCCCGCGCCGTGGCCGCCTTCCTCAACGGCGACGCGATCGCCGAACCGGACTGGTGCGGGCGGCCCGTCGTCGACGACTCGTTCCTCCTGCTCTTCAACAGCTACTGGGAACCGGTCGAGTTCCAGCTCCCGCAGGCCGGCTACGGCGAGCGCTGGACGACGCTGATCGACACCGCCGAGCCGCAGGGCCCGCCGGACGAGACCGAGCACAAGGCCGGCACGGCCCTCCTGGTCGAACGCCGCAGCCTGGTGCTGCTCTCCAGGCCGTCCCGCGTCTCCGCCCCGGCGGACAGCTAG
- a CDS encoding VOC family protein, whose product MNDARTPRGTAEVVSTHSVFGAPCWVSLTSRGLEAAQDFYSAVLGWRWRPATLGDRFRVALADDVPVAGIAAVASMWQMAVAWTPYFAVRSADEAVARVAERGGTAAVGPLSLPPGRAALLADRDGATFGVWEGELISNWETWRRAAPTFIRLHTRDAFDAAMFYGEVLDWANQSPGCCEVHYEGGEVVLRSGGDVVARIESGALEAAPDPTIRPHWQVHFAVADASRCARAAERNGGSVLSLNPEEAVLRDPDGAQFTVTSRRGR is encoded by the coding sequence ATGAACGATGCGAGAACCCCCAGGGGCACGGCCGAGGTCGTGTCCACACACTCCGTGTTCGGCGCACCCTGCTGGGTGAGCCTGACCAGTCGTGGTCTGGAGGCGGCGCAGGACTTCTACTCGGCGGTGCTCGGCTGGCGCTGGCGTCCGGCCACCCTCGGAGACCGCTTCCGGGTGGCGCTGGCCGACGACGTGCCGGTGGCGGGGATCGCCGCGGTCGCCTCGATGTGGCAGATGGCCGTCGCCTGGACGCCGTACTTCGCGGTGCGCAGCGCCGACGAGGCGGTGGCCAGGGTCGCGGAGCGCGGCGGCACCGCGGCGGTGGGGCCGCTGTCCCTGCCGCCGGGGCGCGCGGCACTGCTCGCCGACCGCGACGGCGCCACGTTCGGCGTGTGGGAGGGCGAGCTGATCTCCAACTGGGAGACCTGGCGGCGTGCCGCGCCGACCTTCATCCGGCTGCACACCCGCGACGCCTTCGACGCCGCCATGTTCTACGGCGAGGTGCTCGACTGGGCGAACCAGAGCCCGGGGTGCTGCGAGGTCCACTACGAGGGCGGCGAGGTCGTGCTGCGCAGCGGCGGCGACGTGGTCGCGCGGATCGAGTCGGGGGCCCTGGAGGCCGCGCCCGACCCGACGATCCGGCCGCACTGGCAGGTGCACTTCGCGGTGGCGGACGCCTCGCGCTGCGCGCGGGCCGCGGAGCGCAACGGCGGCAGTGTGCTGTCGCTGAACCCGGAGGAGGCGGTGCTGCGTGACCCGGACGGCGCCCAGTTCACCGTGACCTCGCGTCGCGGCCGGTAG
- a CDS encoding ANTAR domain-containing protein has product MTPAPNEPSDDSARIAELQEEVDQLRRAVGAHAVVDQAIGMVVALGRVTPDQGWAVLKDVSQHTNIKLRRVAELIILWGRQGEMPAEIRVALQEALERHGPTQIPESGQD; this is encoded by the coding sequence GTGACGCCCGCACCGAACGAGCCCAGCGACGACAGCGCCCGGATCGCCGAGCTGCAGGAGGAGGTCGACCAGCTCCGGCGCGCCGTGGGCGCGCACGCCGTCGTCGACCAGGCGATCGGCATGGTGGTCGCGCTCGGCCGGGTGACCCCCGACCAGGGGTGGGCGGTCCTGAAGGACGTCTCGCAGCACACCAACATCAAGCTGCGCCGCGTCGCCGAGCTGATCATCCTGTGGGGCCGGCAGGGCGAGATGCCCGCCGAGATCCGCGTCGCGCTGCAGGAGGCCCTCGAACGGCACGGCCCGACGCAGATCCCGGAGTCCGGTCAGGACTGA
- a CDS encoding SigB/SigF/SigG family RNA polymerase sigma factor, whose product MSAPTRTKQHPHDDAPDTARAFERLVTLPDGPERKALKDELIRSWLPMAERIAVRFKGRGESLEDLYQVAALGLVKAVEHYDPARGHAFEAYAVPTITGEIKRHFRDHMWTLHVPRRVQDLRNRVRNSTKELSQSTPGREPTLAEIAAHAHLTEQEVRTGMEALECFSALSLEAEMPGTDGYALGDAIGGPDPGYEVVVDRVSVEPCLRRLPERERTILYLRFFGGMTQSRIAQQLGISQMHVSRLLSGCFAQLREELLTEAAAAEPSTAG is encoded by the coding sequence ATGAGTGCCCCCACCAGAACGAAGCAGCATCCGCACGACGACGCCCCGGACACCGCCCGCGCTTTCGAGCGCCTGGTGACCCTGCCCGACGGCCCGGAGCGCAAGGCGCTCAAGGACGAGCTGATCCGCTCCTGGCTGCCCATGGCCGAGCGGATCGCGGTCCGGTTCAAGGGCCGCGGCGAGTCCCTGGAGGACCTGTACCAGGTGGCCGCCCTGGGCCTGGTCAAGGCCGTCGAGCACTACGACCCCGCCCGCGGGCACGCCTTCGAGGCGTACGCCGTGCCCACCATCACCGGTGAGATCAAGCGGCACTTCCGCGACCACATGTGGACCCTGCACGTGCCCCGCCGGGTCCAGGACCTGCGCAACCGGGTGCGTAATTCGACCAAGGAGCTCTCCCAGAGCACCCCGGGACGCGAGCCCACCCTCGCCGAGATCGCCGCGCACGCCCACCTCACCGAGCAGGAGGTGCGCACCGGGATGGAGGCCCTGGAGTGCTTCTCCGCGCTGTCGCTGGAGGCGGAGATGCCCGGCACCGACGGCTACGCGCTGGGGGACGCCATCGGCGGCCCCGACCCCGGGTACGAGGTCGTCGTGGACCGGGTGTCCGTCGAGCCGTGTCTGCGCCGGCTGCCCGAGCGCGAGCGGACCATCCTCTATCTGCGCTTCTTCGGCGGCATGACCCAGAGCCGGATCGCCCAGCAGCTGGGCATCTCCCAGATGCACGTGTCACGGCTGCTCAGCGGATGCTTCGCGCAGCTGCGCGAGGAGCTGCTCACGGAGGCCGCGGCCGCCGAGCCGTCCACGGCGGGATGA
- the hemC gene encoding hydroxymethylbilane synthase yields MSVPELIRVVSRDSPMALAQVERVRAELAALHPGVRTEVVPVRTTGDKWLGDLSQVEGKGAFTKEVDAALLAGEADLAVHCLKDVPADRPLPAGTTFAAFLQRDDIRDALVHPGGLTLDELPAGTRIGTSSVRRVAQLAATHPHLECVPFRGNANRRLRKLADGEADALLLAVAGLERIGRTAVISEVLSPETMMPPIGAGVLALQCREGDTDLIDAVSGLGDPDTYREATAERMLLHVLQGHCNSPIAGYARVDRGGELSLRACVFTPDGKTRLNAHEWAGRLDPATLGTSVAVALLRQGAREIIDGIPH; encoded by the coding sequence ATGTCCGTGCCTGAACTGATCCGTGTCGTCTCCCGTGACTCGCCCATGGCACTCGCCCAAGTGGAGCGCGTCCGCGCCGAGTTGGCGGCCCTGCACCCGGGTGTGCGCACCGAGGTCGTGCCCGTGCGGACGACCGGCGACAAGTGGCTGGGCGACCTGTCCCAGGTGGAGGGCAAGGGAGCGTTCACCAAGGAGGTGGACGCGGCCCTGCTGGCCGGCGAGGCGGACCTCGCCGTGCACTGCCTGAAGGACGTCCCGGCCGACCGGCCGCTGCCCGCGGGGACCACGTTCGCCGCGTTCCTGCAGCGGGACGACATCCGTGACGCGCTGGTGCACCCCGGCGGGCTCACGCTGGACGAGCTGCCGGCCGGCACCCGGATCGGCACCTCCTCGGTGCGCCGGGTCGCCCAGCTCGCGGCCACGCACCCGCATCTGGAGTGCGTGCCGTTCCGCGGCAACGCCAACCGGCGGCTGCGGAAGCTGGCGGACGGCGAGGCGGACGCGCTGCTGCTGGCGGTGGCCGGCCTGGAGCGCATCGGCCGGACCGCCGTGATCAGCGAGGTCCTCTCCCCCGAGACGATGATGCCGCCCATCGGGGCCGGCGTCCTCGCGCTGCAGTGCCGGGAGGGCGACACCGACCTCATCGACGCGGTCAGCGGTCTCGGCGACCCGGACACCTACCGGGAGGCGACCGCGGAGCGCATGCTGCTGCACGTCCTGCAGGGCCACTGCAACAGCCCGATCGCGGGATACGCGCGCGTGGACCGGGGCGGCGAGCTGTCGCTGCGGGCGTGCGTCTTCACCCCGGACGGCAAGACCCGGCTGAACGCCCACGAGTGGGCGGGCCGGCTGGACCCGGCGACCCTGGGCACCTCGGTGGCGGTGGCGCTGCTGCGGCAGGGCGCCCGCGAGATCATCGACGGCATCCCGCACTGA
- a CDS encoding NPP1 family protein: MSSETFRTHRRRWLTALAGAAALVMAFPAVAHAAPPPALPGNAEAAERAYQPAFDYDTDGCYSSAAIGPDGTVNPGLNPTGALNGNCRDASDLDNTNAYSRYKCNNGWCAYLYGLYFEKDQALPGVSLGGHRHDWEHVVVWVQGDAVQYVSTSNHGSFTVHAASSLRFEGTHAKVVYHKDGISTHCFRAANGNDEPPENHRRTWQYPPLIGWNGYPAGLRDKLVAHDFGSAHFGLKDGSFTSHLASAKPSGIPFDPNA, translated from the coding sequence GTGTCTTCAGAGACGTTCCGCACGCACCGCAGAAGATGGCTCACCGCACTGGCCGGTGCCGCCGCGCTCGTCATGGCCTTCCCCGCCGTGGCCCACGCCGCGCCGCCCCCGGCGCTGCCCGGCAACGCGGAGGCGGCCGAGCGGGCGTACCAGCCCGCCTTCGACTACGACACCGACGGCTGCTACTCGTCCGCCGCCATCGGCCCGGACGGCACCGTCAACCCCGGCCTCAACCCGACGGGCGCGCTCAACGGCAACTGCCGGGACGCCTCGGACCTCGACAACACCAACGCCTACAGCCGCTACAAGTGCAACAACGGCTGGTGCGCCTATCTGTACGGCCTGTACTTCGAGAAGGACCAGGCGCTGCCGGGCGTCAGCCTCGGCGGGCACCGGCACGACTGGGAGCACGTCGTGGTGTGGGTGCAGGGCGACGCCGTGCAGTACGTCTCGACGTCCAACCACGGCTCGTTCACCGTCCACGCGGCGTCGTCGCTGCGCTTCGAGGGCACGCACGCCAAGGTCGTCTACCACAAGGACGGCATCAGCACGCACTGCTTCCGCGCGGCCAACGGCAACGACGAGCCGCCGGAGAACCACAGGCGGACCTGGCAGTATCCGCCGCTGATCGGCTGGAACGGCTACCCGGCGGGCCTGCGCGACAAGCTCGTCGCGCACGACTTCGGCAGCGCCCACTTCGGACTGAAGGACGGCAGCTTCACCAGCCATCTGGCGTCCGCGAAGCCGTCCGGCATCCCCTTCGACCCGAACGCCTGA
- a CDS encoding ATP-dependent DNA ligase yields the protein MSLPLIPPMLATPGKLPPAAQDARWAYETKQDGQRAVLYTEGDGDLLLRSRSGDDITAAYPELRPLGEALTGTPAVLDGEILALDDEGRANFQLLQSRMGLAHAPAKAARMAARTPVHLVLFDVMHLRGGSLLDTPYSRRRGRLEELGLHGPYWSTPAALVGHGAEALAATREHGLEGLVCKRLDSLYEPGVRSRAWIKIRNMLSEDVIVGGWLPGKGRLTGLPGALLVGQYAPGGSLRYVGGVGTGWSEAERTELAGLLRAAATDECPFDPVPRVADARWVVPRLVGEVRYSVRTRSGMLRQPSWLRLRPDLTPEESSAYLPNAR from the coding sequence GTGAGCCTGCCCCTGATCCCTCCGATGCTCGCCACGCCCGGCAAGCTGCCGCCGGCCGCGCAGGACGCGCGCTGGGCGTACGAGACGAAGCAGGACGGCCAGCGCGCGGTGCTCTACACGGAGGGGGACGGCGACCTGCTGCTGCGCTCCCGCTCCGGTGACGACATCACGGCCGCCTACCCGGAACTGCGGCCGTTGGGCGAGGCGCTGACCGGCACCCCGGCCGTTCTCGACGGGGAGATCCTCGCACTGGACGACGAGGGGCGCGCGAACTTCCAGCTCCTGCAGTCCCGGATGGGGCTGGCGCACGCGCCGGCGAAGGCGGCCCGGATGGCCGCCCGGACCCCGGTCCACCTCGTGCTGTTCGACGTGATGCATCTGCGCGGCGGCTCCCTGCTGGACACGCCGTACTCCCGGCGGCGCGGGCGACTGGAGGAACTGGGGCTGCACGGGCCGTACTGGTCCACCCCGGCCGCGCTGGTCGGGCACGGCGCCGAGGCGCTGGCCGCCACCCGTGAGCACGGCCTGGAGGGCCTGGTGTGCAAGCGGCTGGACTCGCTGTACGAGCCCGGGGTGCGCTCCCGCGCCTGGATCAAGATCCGCAACATGCTCAGCGAGGACGTGATCGTCGGCGGCTGGCTGCCCGGCAAGGGCCGGCTCACCGGTCTGCCGGGCGCCCTGCTGGTGGGTCAGTACGCGCCCGGTGGGAGCCTGCGCTACGTCGGCGGTGTGGGCACCGGCTGGAGCGAGGCCGAGCGCACGGAGCTGGCCGGGCTGCTGCGGGCCGCCGCCACCGACGAGTGCCCGTTCGACCCGGTGCCGCGGGTGGCGGACGCCCGCTGGGTGGTGCCCCGGCTGGTCGGCGAGGTCCGGTACAGCGTGCGCACCCGCTCGGGCATGCTGCGCCAGCCGTCCTGGCTGCGGCTGCGGCCGGACCTGACACCCGAGGAGTCGTCGGCGTACCTGCCGAACGCCCGTTGA
- a CDS encoding peroxiredoxin, whose translation MSARVEVGDKVEDFALPDETGTVRHLSELLADGPVVLFFYPGALTAGCTAEACHFRDLAAEFAAVGAQPVGVSGDAVERQQEFATRHTLGMPLLSDADGAIRERFGVTRGFSLAPTKRVTFVIGQDRTVLEVVRSELRMNTHADRALAALREA comes from the coding sequence ATGAGCGCGCGTGTCGAGGTCGGGGACAAGGTCGAGGACTTCGCGCTGCCGGACGAGACCGGCACCGTACGGCACCTGAGCGAACTGCTCGCCGACGGACCGGTCGTGCTGTTCTTCTACCCCGGGGCCCTCACCGCCGGCTGCACCGCCGAGGCCTGCCACTTCCGGGACCTCGCCGCCGAGTTCGCCGCCGTGGGCGCACAGCCGGTCGGCGTCAGCGGCGACGCCGTCGAACGCCAGCAGGAGTTCGCCACCCGCCACACCCTGGGCATGCCGCTGCTGTCCGACGCCGACGGCGCGATCCGCGAGCGGTTCGGTGTGACCCGCGGCTTCTCGCTCGCCCCGACCAAGCGGGTCACCTTCGTCATCGGGCAGGACCGCACGGTCCTGGAGGTCGTCCGCAGCGAACTGCGGATGAACACCCACGCCGACCGGGCCCTCGCCGCACTGCGCGAAGCCTGA